From Nocardia sp. NBC_00416:
CGGCGCCGGCAATACCCGCACGCAGCGCGGGTATCGCCGCGATCGACCGGCCATCGACGCCCGGCGCGGCCCGGATCGCGCTCGACAGTCCGGACCCGGGCCCGAGTTCCACGAAACAGGTGACCTCGTGGTCCAGCAGTGTCTCCACACCGGCGCCGAACCGCACCGTCTGCCGCAGTTGCCGGGCGAGATAACCGGGATCGGCCAGCTCCGAACCGGTGAGCAGTCGCCCGGTCACATTCGAGACGACCGGAATCGCCAGCGGGCCTACCGTGGTCGCGGACACCACGTCGTGGAAGGCCGCGGCCGCGGAATCCATGTACGCGGAATGGAAGGCGTGGCTCACGGCGAGTTCGGTGGTCCGGTGCCCGCGGGCCGCGAACGCCGCGCCGACCACGGTGACAGTCGCCGCGTCGCCCGAGATCACCGTCGCCCGGCGATGGTTCACCGCCGCGATATCGAAGTCGGCCCCCACGGTCTCCCGGTACTCGCGCAATTCTGTTTCGGCGGCGGCGATCGCCACCATCGCACCACCCCGCGGGGCCGACTGCATCAGGCGGCCGCGTTCGGCGACCAACCGGGCCGCCTCGGCCACCTCGAACGCGCCGGAGGCCGTGGCGGCGACCAGTTCTCCGATGGAATGTCCGATCAGATAGTCGGCGGCCACGCCGAATTCACCGGCGAATTCGAACAACGCGAGTTCCACCGCGAAGAGTGCGGGTTGCGTGTATTGCGTCCGGTCCAGCAGCGCGGCGGTATCGCTCTCGCCGGTCAGCAGGTCGAGCAGATCGATATCGAGGTGCGGGGCGAAATGCTCGACGACCGCGTCGAGCCGAGCCGCGAACGCCGGGCTGGTCCGGTACAGGGCTCGTGCCATCCCCGGCCGCTGCGCCCCCTGCCCGGGGAACACGAAAGCGATCCGCCCGGCGGCCCCGTGCTCGGTCCGCGCCACCGCGCCCGCCACCACCTGCGCGGTGGGGGCGCCCGCCGCCGCCGCCTCCAGACCACTGAGCAGTTCACCGCGATCACGCCCGACGATCACCGCCCGATGGTCGTGCCGCGCCCGGGTCGTATGCAGCGAATACGCTAGATCGTCCAGGTCGGTGCTGGCGGTGAGCGCATCGCGCAACTGCCCGGCGCGCGCCCGTAGCGCACCGGGCGTCGCGGCGGAAAGTACGAGCGGAGTGGGATCATCACCCCGGCGGGGCGGCCGCGGGTCCGGTGCTCCGGCATCCGGCGGCGCACAGAGCACGAGATGACAGTTGACGCCGCCCATGCCGAACGAACTCACTCCGGCCGCGATTGTCCCGGCCGCCCGCCAGGGGGTCCGTGTCAGCACCATCTCCAACCCGAGATCCCCCAGCGGGATACGCGGATTCGGCGACCGGAAGTTGCGGGTCGGGGGGATCTCGGAGTGCCGGATCGCCAAAGCCGCCTTGACCAGGCCCGCGATACCCGCCGCACCCTCCAGATGACCGATATTCGTCTTGACCGATCCGACCCGCAGCGCACCCCTCCGGTGCGGCGTGGTGCCGTAGACCCGGCCCAGGGCCGCCGCTTCGACCGGGTCGCCGACCGGTGTTCCGGTGCCGTGCAATTCGACATAGTCGATCTGCTCGGGGCCCAGGCTCGCGTCGTCGAGCGCGGCCCGCAGCACGTCGGCCTGGGCGTCGGCGCTCGGAGTGGTCAGCGAATCCGAGTTCGCGCCGTCGTTGTTCACCGCCGATCCATGAACGACCGCATAGATCCGGTCACCCGCCGCGACCGCGGCCGCCAGCGGTTTCAACGCGACCAGGGCCCCGCCTTCGCCCCGGACGTAGCCGTTGGCGCGCTCGTCGAAGGTGAAGCAGGTGTGATCAGGTGAGAGCGCACCGAATTGCTCCGCAATCCCCGTCTCGCGGTCGCTCAGCGCGAGATTCACCCCACCCGCCAGTGCCTCGTCGCATTCACCATGGCGAATGGCCTGGACCGCCAGATGGACCGCCACCAGTGAGGACGCCTGCCCGGCGTCGACGGTGAGGCTGGGCCCGCGCAGGCCGAGAAAGTACGAGATCCGGTTGGCCAGCATGCCGCGGTTGAGTCCGGTGAGGGTGTGCCGGGTGGGCGGCGCCGCATTCGCCAGATTCTCGTAATCCCCGTGCATGCCGCCGATGTACACGCCCACGGAACCGCCGCGCTTCGCGGCCGGCGAGGTCCGGCTGTCCTCGAGCGCCTCCCAGGCGAGCTCCAGCAGGAGCCGCTGCTGGGGGTCCATCGCGGCGGCCTCGGCGGCGGATACGGCGAAGAAGCCGCCGTCCATACCGGTCACATTCCGGAGGAAGCCGCCCGGCCGCGGCTGCCGATCATCGGTGGTGATCGCGTCGCCGCCCGCGGCGAGTAGTTCCCAGAACCGCGCGATGTCGTCCGCACCCGGGAAGCGGCCCGCCATCCCGACGATCGCAATGGGACCGCTAGCGGATGCGGGCAGTTCGTCCTGTCCCCGGCGATCGGAGCCCGGGGAGGACGAGTCGAAAGCACGAAGATCGGCTGGCATACCGATCAGCGTTGCGGGAAATCCCGGTGCCGAACACCCCTACCCGAGCCGCCGCGACCGGCGGCTCATTAGGGGGCGGTAGGGGCTTTCACGGTCCCCGCGACGCGACCTAACGTTCCGTTGAGGCTGATCGTCGGTGCCCCGGCCTCGGAATCAATGGCGCTGTAGCCCAACAGATTACCCGCGTGAGGTCTCCCGCGTGGTGGGAAGGAGCCCGATCATGACGGACGATACCCTCGCCGAGGCGGTACTCGACGGAGCACCCGCCGAAGTATTGCAGGCACAGCAGGTTCCGCGCGACTATCTGGCCGCGCATCTGCGGCGCGAGGACGTCGGCATCTTCGCCGGCCACACCGATAAGGATCCGCGGCGGTCGATCCATCTCGGATATGTGCCCATGCCCGAGCTCGCGCCGGACGAAGCGCTCGTCGCGGTGATGGCGAGCTCCATCAATTTCAACACCGTGTGGTCGTCGATCTTCGAGCCCGTCTCGACCTTCGATATGCTCGACCGCTTCGCCCGGGCGGGCGGCTACGCGACCCGGCACAAGCAGGACTATCAGGTGATCGGGTCGGATGCGGCCGGCGTGATCGTCCGGACCGGTGCGGGGGTCCGCAATTGGAAGGTCGGCGATCATGTGACGGTCTCGCCCGTCGTGGTCGACGATCAGCATCCGGCCGCCCACGACGACGCGATGCTCGATCCGGCGATGACGGCCTGGGGCTACGAGACCAATTTCGGCGCGCTCGCCCACTACTGCGTCGTGCGGGTGAGCCAGCTGCTGCCCAAACCCGCCCACCTGACCTGGGAGGAGGCGGCCTGCATCAACCTGTGCGGCGGTACGGCCTACCGGATGCTGGTGGGCGAACACGGCGCCCGCATCAAACAGGGCGATATCGTGCTGATCTGGGGGGCCGCCGGAGGTCTCGGCGCCTTCGCCACCCAGTTGGTGCGCAACGGCGGTGGTGTGCCCGTCGGCATCGTCTCTTCCGACGACAAAGCGCCCCTCCTGAAGAAACTCGGCTGCGATATCGTCATCAACCGTGCCGAACTGGGGATCGGCGGCGGCGACCGCACCCCGGAGGACACGGTGCAGGCCGCCAAACGACTCGGGCGGGCGATTCGTTCGGCTGTCGGCGAGGATCCGCACATCGCCTTCGATTACACCGGACGCGGCACATTCGGCATCTCCGTGGTCGTCGTCCGGCGCGGCGGCACGGTGATCACCTGCGGCTCCTCGAGCGGCTACCGCCACGAATACGACAACCGCTACCTCTGGATGAACCTGAAGCGAGTGATCGGCAGTCACGCCATGAACCTCAAAGAGGCGGCGGAGATGATCCGGTTGTTCGATCTCGGCCATCTCACCCCACCGCTCTCGGCCGTGCACCCGCTCTCGGAGGTCGCCGAAGCGGTGCGCTCGGTGCAAACGAACCAGCACGTCGGCAAGGTCGGTGTCCTGGGGCTCGCGCCGCGCGCAGGCCTCGGTGTCACCGACCAGGCCAAACGAGACCTGTTGGGCGAGGCGTTCCTCTCTCCCCTGCGTTCCGCGCCGCGCCCGGAGCCCGATCTGGTTCCGGCGCCGTGAGAGACCGTCGTGCTCGACCCGGATCCGAACTCGGCACCCGTCGAATCGGTCGGATAGATTCGACGGTCCGGTTTCGCCGCGCGACGGTCCGCGATGCTCGCTGATCGCGGTGCCGCCGGGCAGGCGAATGCACCGGACCAGCGCGGATAGCTGACAACCCGCTCGCCGCGGAGGATAGTTACCGGCATGGACGCGGACAGGGACGCGGCGGCCGTGGCCGACCGGGTCTTCCACGCGATACTCGGCGCCGTCGATATGCTGGCGATATTCGTCGGCGATCGGTTGGGCTGGTATCGCAGCCTGGCCGACCGCGGTCCCGCGACCGCCACAGAACTGGCCGAACGCACCGCGACCCACCCCCGCTATGCCCGGGAATGGCTGGAACAACAGGCGGTGACCGGGCTGCTGATCGTGCACCGCGACGGCAGCGCCGACGACCGGGTGTTCGCCCTCCCGCCGGCCACGGCCGAGGTGCTGACCGATGAGCACAGTCTCAACTATCTGGCGCCGTTCGCCCGGTTGTTCGGCGCGACCGGACCCGCGCTGCCCGGACTGCTCGAGGCCTACCGAACCGGCGGCGGCGTGAGCTGGGACGAACTGGGGGACAACGCGCGTGAAGGTCAGGCCGACGGCAATCGGCCCTGGTATGAGCACCGCCTCGCCGATGCCCTGGCCGGGGTACCCGATATCGACGCCGTCCTGCGCGCCCCCGGCGCGCGAATTCTCGATATCGGCTGCGGCGCGGGCTGGTCGGCCATCGCGCTCGCGCACGCCTACCCGCAGGCTCGGGTTCAGGGCGTCGACATCGATGCGCCCTCGGTGCGGATGGCGCGACGCAACGCCGCGGCGGCGGGTGTCGAGGATCGCAGCGAGTTCCGGATCGCGGATGCCGCCGAGTTACCGGAGGGCGGCGCCGATATCGCGTTCGCCTTCGAATGCGTGCACGATATGCCCCGGCCGGTCGATGTGCTGGCGGCCGCGCGCCGCGCCCTGACGCCCGGCGGGTTCCTGGTGGTGATGGACGAGGCGGTGGCCGAGGCGTTCGGGCCCGACGGCGACGAGTTGGAACGATTGATGTACGGGTTCAGCCTCTTCGTATGCCTGCCCGACGGTATGTCGAGTCGGCCCAGCGCCGGTACCGGTACTGTCATGCGCCAGGAGACACTGCGCAGGTACGCACTCGCCGCCGGTTTCACCTCGGTCGACGTCCTCCCCATCGCCGATTTCGGATTCTGGCGTTTCTACCGTCTGAGCTGAGATCGCGGCGCCACTTCCCACCAGGGCTCCAATGTGTTTGGATAGCCTTACCTTAACCGGTGTGGTAGCCCGGCGCAGCGGGCCGGCACGGACAAACAGAGGAAGTATCGAACTCATGATCAGCACGCGCAACAAACTGGCAGTCCTCGGTTTCGCCGCGGCCGCACTGGTCGGCACCTTCGGCGCCGTCACCACCGCCGGTATCGCGCAGGCCGCTCCGGTCACCGCGCCGATGCACACCGCCGCGCCGACGACCGGTGAACTGAAGGTCAAGATGGGCGTCCTGTTCAACCTGAACGCGCCGCGCTCGGCCCGGGCCGCCGAATTGGAAACCGGCGAGGCCGGGCTGACCGCATTCGACGCCGCGGCCGGACTGATCGCCATCGCGCCGCCCAGCTGGCGCTGGGACATCGCCGGGCCCGTCGTGGTCAACGGCGATACCGCGGCAGCCGGACTGGTCACCACCACCGAGGGGTACGAGCCCTGGACCTTCGACCTGACCTGGAAGCAGATCGAGGGCACCTGGAAGCTCAGCCGCGAGTCCGTGTGCACCATCGGCAATTTCGTCGGCACCGGCTGCTGACCGGGAGCTGATCCAGGCCGCCGGCCCGAGACAGTCCGGCAGCGGGACCGAGCAAACGGCCGTGCAGGCGGCGCGAGAACCGGATGCGTTCGGCCGCCGGACTGTCCGGCGGCACCGGCGGCGGCGCGGCACTACCGGCGAACACCGACCCGCTTGTAGTGCTCACACAGGAAGCGGCATCCGCATATCGACGGTTGTGCCGCGCGACGAGGCGATGATCTCCACCTCGGGTATCAGGGCCCGGATGATCGCCAGACCCCGGCCGCGTATCGGGTCCGGTCCGGGATCGGGTTCTTTCCAACGGCCCCGATCGGCGACCACGATGCGCAGGCCCGCGCCGCGGAGTGCACACCGTACCCGGATCGTGCCCCCGTCGCCCTGGTGTCCGTGCTCGACCGCGTTGGCGCAGGCCTCCCCCACGGCTAGCAATACGTCATAGGACCGGCATTCGTCGAGCGGGCAGTGCGCCAGCCACTCCTGGACTGCGCGCCTGACCCCGGCCAACCGGTCGGGCTTCGCCGGAAAGTCCAGCTCCCATCTTTTCGGCGGACTGTCCAGCCCGAGTGGGCGGGTCGTCGTCACCTGATCGCCTCCTGTAGGTCTCGCCGTCGGGCGGCGTAGGCGGTACCGGGCCCGTGGCGTTCGGCTGTCTGTGCGTTCGAGTGCGTGCACTGCTAGCCATACCCATTCGGTCACGCGGCATTCGACCGAGCGGCGCGCGATCACCGCACCGCCGCCGGCCGGGGACAGGAGGCCACCCGGATCTCGCACCGTAGGAGGTGTTCGCCCGGCGCAAACGTGGCGCAGATTACGGTCGGCTTCGACCGGCTCTCACGCCCATGACTCCGCTTCGGCGATCGGGTAAGTTCACTGCGGAGATCGGTGACGGCCCGGCCGCGTACTGCGGCCGGGCCTCCAAGCGGTAGAGGTGGAATGTGGCGAATGGCGAGCTGGAGGACCGGCGATGAGTGGTGAGAGCGCGCCCCGCCTGCTCGACGTACAGGTGCGCACGGAGAACGGCACCGCGATCGTCACCGTGCAGGGCGAGGTGGATATGGCCTCGGCGCCGCAGTTGCAGGCCGCCCTCGAAGACACTCAGCGCGAGGGACACCCGCTGATCGTGGATATGTCCGAGGTCGGGTTCCTGGGGTCGGCCGGTTTGAGCGTCCTGCTCGTGGTCTCCGAGGCCGCCGGGTCCGGGAACGGGTTGCGGGTGGTCGTCTCCGACGCCGTGCGCCGTCCCATCGAACTGACCGGACTCGACAAGCTGCTGGCGGTGTACGACTCACTGGCCGCCGCAGTCGCGGCGGGCACCAACACCCCGGCGTCCTGACTCACCGTTCGGCCGCCGCGGTCACTGGGCGCGGGGCAGCCGGACGACCTGCACGAAGAAATCATCGATCTGCTTGATCGCGGCCACGAACTGGTCGAGATCGACCGGTTTGGTGACGTAGGCGTTGGCATGCAGTTTGTAGCTGCGCAGGATGTCCTCCTCCGCAGCGGAGGTGGTGAGCACGACCACCGGGATATGCGTGAGATCCGGGTCGGCCTTGATCTTTTCCAGCACCTGCCGGCCGTCGTACTTCGGAAGATTCAGGTCGAGCAGGATCAGGTCCGGGCGCGGGGCGTCCGCGTACCCCTCCTTGCGGTACAGGAAATCCAATGCCTCCTGGCCGTCATGAGCCACGTGCAGGGTGTTGCCGATCCTGTTGTCCTCGAATGCCTCCCTGGTCATCAATTCGTCGCCCGGATCGTCTTCGACGAGCAGGATGTCGATCGGCTGGCCCGGTACGGTCACAGAGTTTCTCCTTCGAGGACGGATTCCGTTTCCAGGGTAGGTGTTCGCGCACCCTCGGACTCCCCGGCAGTGTCCGGGGCCGCGGCCGCCGGGTCGGAGGTGCGCAGCGTGAAGCAGATCCGGGTTCCCACGGTGTTGTCGGTATCGAGCCAGATCGTTCCCCCGTGGTACTCGACGATCTTCTTACAGACCGCCAGGCCGATCCCGGTGCCGCTGTATTCGTCGCGGGCGTGCAGCCGCTGGAAGATCACAAAGACCTTCTCCGCGAATTCCGGGGCCACACCGATACCGTTATCGGACACCGAGAACACCCGGCGCGCCGGATCCCCGTCCTCGTCCTCGACCTCGATCCGCACGACCGGTGCGAGATCGGGCTTGCGGAACTTGATCGCGTTGCTGACGAGATTCAGCCAGAGCATCGCCAGCAGGGTCGGTTCGCCCAGTATCTCGGGCAGCGCCGCGGGCCGCTCGATCACGGCGTCGCTGTCCTCGATCGTCACCGACAGATCGGTCAGCGCCTTGTCCAACGGCAGGTCGAGGCGCACCGGTTCCGCCCCCTCGCTCACCCGGCCGACGCGCGAGAAGGCGAGCAGGTCGTTGATGAGCACCTGCATGCGCTTGGCGCCGTCCACCGCGAAATCGATGTACTGCTTACCGCGGTCGTCGAGCTGGGATCCGTAACGCTTCTCCAGCAACTGACAGAACGAGGCGATCTTGCGCAGCGGCTCCTGCAGGTCATGCGAGGCGACGTAGGCGAACTGCTCCAACTCGGCGTTGGAGCGGCGCAGTTCGTCGGCCTGTAGATCCAGCTCCGCCTTCTGCTGCCGCAGCTGTGCGCTCTGGGACCGCGAGGAACCCAATTCCGCGACGATCCTGGTGCGCATATCCTCCACCGCGTCGGCGACCTGGGCGATATCTGCCGGGCCGCGGCTGTCGATGTGCCGGTCGAACTCTCCGTTGGCGACTTGCAGCGACGAGGCGGTGAGCTCGGCGAGCGGACGTACCACGAGCCTGCGCAGCAGGACGGTCAAAATGATCGCGGTCAGCAGGAATACGATCACCATGCCGGTCAGCACCGCGTCGCGGATCGTGCGGGCATGTGCGAGCGCGCGGTTGTCCGCCGCCACCGCCGCCGCCAAATTGTCGTTCTGCACGGTGAACGCGACCCGCAACTCGTCGAAGACGCCTTTGGCCCGCACGGCCGTCGTCGCGGCCAGCGCGCGGGCTCGCTCGGGTGTCGCCGTCGCGGCGAGCGGGCCCGCGTACTCGGTGCGCCACTGCTGCGTGCCCCGCTCGATCACGTCCAGATCGGCGGTCAGGTCCGGCCGGTCCGCCAGCAGTTCGCGCAGGCGACCGGCCGCGCCGTCCTGTTCCCGCCGCCCCTGCACATAGGGTTCGAGGAACTGCGGGTCGGCGGCGATCGCATAACCGCGCAGACCGGTCTCCTGATTGATCAGCGCACTCTGCAGCTGGTATGCCTCGGCCGCGGCGGGCAAGGTCTGGCGTGCCAACCGGTCGGTGACCTCGTTGGTGTTCGCGATAACCTGCGCACCGGCGATCGCGCCGATCAGGACGACCAGGATCATCGACCCGAGGACCAGCTGGAACCAGACCTGCGCCGTGAGCCGGCCGACCACCCCGGACTCGGTGTTCGTCACGAGAGTTCGCCCTTCTGCGTATCGTTCCACCGCAAGTAGATGATGGCCAGATCGTCGTCGAGACCGCCGGCCTCGGCCGCCAATTCCTCGACACGGCCGATCAATTCGTCGACGAAGACTTCGGGGCGGACGTCGGGAACAGCCTTCGCGATCCGCAGCAGGCCGTCCTCGCCGAGCCGGTCGCCGTCCCCGCCCACCCGGCCCTCAAACAACCCGTCGGTGAACAGCATCAGCCCGGCGTCGCCGGCCAGGTCGATCTGCGCGGCCGGCCACTGCGCGCGGCCGGGCATGAAACCGAGCGCCGCCCCGCCGGTGACCTCGACCCAGCACAGTTCACCACCGACGTGGTGCAACATCCCCGGATGCCCGGCTCGACGCACCACCACTCGCTGCGTCGACGGATCGAGGGTCAGGCTCGTCGCGGTGGCGAACGTCTGCCGGTCGGTCCGCTCGGCCAGCAGCACCTCTTCCAGCAGCCGCAACTGCCGCGAGCCCGTCACGCCACTGAGAACCAGTGTGCGCCAAGCCAACCGCAACGCGACACCCGTGGCGGCGGCGTC
This genomic window contains:
- the ccrA gene encoding crotonyl-CoA carboxylase/reductase, giving the protein MTDDTLAEAVLDGAPAEVLQAQQVPRDYLAAHLRREDVGIFAGHTDKDPRRSIHLGYVPMPELAPDEALVAVMASSINFNTVWSSIFEPVSTFDMLDRFARAGGYATRHKQDYQVIGSDAAGVIVRTGAGVRNWKVGDHVTVSPVVVDDQHPAAHDDAMLDPAMTAWGYETNFGALAHYCVVRVSQLLPKPAHLTWEEAACINLCGGTAYRMLVGEHGARIKQGDIVLIWGAAGGLGAFATQLVRNGGGVPVGIVSSDDKAPLLKKLGCDIVINRAELGIGGGDRTPEDTVQAAKRLGRAIRSAVGEDPHIAFDYTGRGTFGISVVVVRRGGTVITCGSSSGYRHEYDNRYLWMNLKRVIGSHAMNLKEAAEMIRLFDLGHLTPPLSAVHPLSEVAEAVRSVQTNQHVGKVGVLGLAPRAGLGVTDQAKRDLLGEAFLSPLRSAPRPEPDLVPAP
- a CDS encoding class I SAM-dependent methyltransferase, yielding MDADRDAAAVADRVFHAILGAVDMLAIFVGDRLGWYRSLADRGPATATELAERTATHPRYAREWLEQQAVTGLLIVHRDGSADDRVFALPPATAEVLTDEHSLNYLAPFARLFGATGPALPGLLEAYRTGGGVSWDELGDNAREGQADGNRPWYEHRLADALAGVPDIDAVLRAPGARILDIGCGAGWSAIALAHAYPQARVQGVDIDAPSVRMARRNAAAAGVEDRSEFRIADAAELPEGGADIAFAFECVHDMPRPVDVLAAARRALTPGGFLVVMDEAVAEAFGPDGDELERLMYGFSLFVCLPDGMSSRPSAGTGTVMRQETLRRYALAAGFTSVDVLPIADFGFWRFYRLS
- a CDS encoding ATP-binding protein, translating into MTTTRPLGLDSPPKRWELDFPAKPDRLAGVRRAVQEWLAHCPLDECRSYDVLLAVGEACANAVEHGHQGDGGTIRVRCALRGAGLRIVVADRGRWKEPDPGPDPIRGRGLAIIRALIPEVEIIASSRGTTVDMRMPLPV
- a CDS encoding STAS domain-containing protein, encoding MSGESAPRLLDVQVRTENGTAIVTVQGEVDMASAPQLQAALEDTQREGHPLIVDMSEVGFLGSAGLSVLLVVSEAAGSGNGLRVVVSDAVRRPIELTGLDKLLAVYDSLAAAVAAGTNTPAS
- a CDS encoding response regulator, giving the protein MTVPGQPIDILLVEDDPGDELMTREAFEDNRIGNTLHVAHDGQEALDFLYRKEGYADAPRPDLILLDLNLPKYDGRQVLEKIKADPDLTHIPVVVLTTSAAEEDILRSYKLHANAYVTKPVDLDQFVAAIKQIDDFFVQVVRLPRAQ
- a CDS encoding sensor histidine kinase; its protein translation is MILVVLIGAIAGAQVIANTNEVTDRLARQTLPAAAEAYQLQSALINQETGLRGYAIAADPQFLEPYVQGRREQDGAAGRLRELLADRPDLTADLDVIERGTQQWRTEYAGPLAATATPERARALAATTAVRAKGVFDELRVAFTVQNDNLAAAVAADNRALAHARTIRDAVLTGMVIVFLLTAIILTVLLRRLVVRPLAELTASSLQVANGEFDRHIDSRGPADIAQVADAVEDMRTRIVAELGSSRSQSAQLRQQKAELDLQADELRRSNAELEQFAYVASHDLQEPLRKIASFCQLLEKRYGSQLDDRGKQYIDFAVDGAKRMQVLINDLLAFSRVGRVSEGAEPVRLDLPLDKALTDLSVTIEDSDAVIERPAALPEILGEPTLLAMLWLNLVSNAIKFRKPDLAPVVRIEVEDEDGDPARRVFSVSDNGIGVAPEFAEKVFVIFQRLHARDEYSGTGIGLAVCKKIVEYHGGTIWLDTDNTVGTRICFTLRTSDPAAAAPDTAGESEGARTPTLETESVLEGETL